The Vulcanimicrobium alpinum sequence TGCGGCCGATCGCGCTGATCGAATACGGCGCGATGCCGCGCCCCGACGAGTCGAGGCGCCGTCAGCGGACGCGTTCGTTTCTCACCGTGATGCAGGCGCCGCTGCCGAGCGTGAGCGCGAACGGCGCACCGGTCGCGACGCTCGCGCGCTGGTTCTCCGAACAGCCCGGCATCCCGCCGCACCTCGCGGCCGAAGTGCGCGCGATCGGCGACCCGACGCAGACGCTCCCGATCCCGGTGCGCTTCGACAAGCAGACCGCCGCGAGCGTCGACGTCGACGGCGTGAAGGGTCTCGCGATCGGCGACGAGACGGGGATCGGCTCCGCCGTCGTGTGGACGAAAGACGGGAAGCTCTACGCGGTCGGCGGCGCGCTCGCGCAGAGCGAACTGCTCGCGGTCGCGAACGCGCTCAAGTAGTGGCCGATGCGATCGTCGCCCGCGCGCTCGCGAAGCGCTACGGTCGCGTCGACGCACTCCACGGTCTGACGCTGCGCGTCGCGCGCGGCGAGTGTCTCGGTTTCCTCGGCCCCAACGGCGCGGGCAAGTCGACCGCGGTGAAGATGCTGCTGGGAATCGTGCGCCCGACCGGCGGCGACGGCGAACTCCTGGGGCGCCCGCTCGGCGACCGCCGCGCGCGCCGCAGCGTCGGCTATCTCCCCGAACTCTTCCGCTATCCCGGCTGGCAGAGCGCGCGTGAAGTCCTCGCCCTGCACGCGCGTCTCATGCGGCTCGCCGGCGCGCCGCGCGCAATCGACGCGGTGCTCGACGAGGTCGGTTTGCGCGAACGCGCCGGCGACCGCGTGGAGACGTTTTCGAAAGGGATGCAGCAGCGGCTCGGCCTGGCGGTTGCGCTGCTCGGCGAACCCGAACTGGTCGTCCTCGACGAGCCGACGTCGGCGCTCGATCCGCTCGGCCGCAGCGACGTGCGCGCTCTGATCGAACGCCTGCGCGCGCGGGGAACGACGGTGTTCTTGAACTCGCACCTGCTCGGCGAGGTGGAACGCGTCTGCGACCGCGTCTGCATCGTCGACCGCGGACGCGTCATCGCGCAGGGCACCGTCGATGCGCTCACCGGCGAACCGCGCGGCGTGCGCGTCCTGCTCGACGACGGCTGGCACGACTACGACGTCGCGAACGCGGAGGTTCCGGAACTCGTCGCGCGGCTCGTGCAGGGCGGCGCGCGCATCCAGGCCGTCGAGCCCCGGCATACCTCGCTCGAGGAACGCTTTCTCGCGCTGGTGCGCCCGTCGTGACGATCGTGCTCTTCGCGGGCTTGACCCTGCGCGAGCTCGCGCGCCGCAAACTCGTCGCCGCCGTCGCGCTGCTCACCGCGATCATCGTCGCGTTCACCGCCTGGGGACTGCACAAGCTCGCGACGACGGTCGTCGACGGCGCACCGCTGGGAACGCCGGCGGTGCACGCCGCGACCGCCGGGATCGTCATCCTGCTCGCGTTTCTGTTCTCGTTCGTGCTCGCGCTCGGCGCGGCGCTGATCGGTGCGCCGGCGCTCGCCGAAGGCGTCGCGAACGGCGAGATCCTCGCGCTGCTGGCGCGGCCGATCCGGCGCGCCGACGTCGTGCTGGGCCGCTGGCTCGGGACGCTCGCGGCGCTCGCTCTCTACGTCGCGCTCGCGGGCGGCGCCGAGCTCGGCGTCGCGCGCGCGATCACCGGCTACGTGCCGCCGCAGCCGCTCGTCGCGCTCGCGTATCTCATCGCGCTGAGCGCGGTGGTGTCGAGCGCGGCGATCGCGCTGGCGGCGCGGCTCCCGGCGCTCGCGGCGGGGATCGTTGCGGCATTGTGCTTCGGTCTCGCGTGGATCGGCGGGATCGTCGAAGCGATCGGGCTCGCGCTCGCGAACCGGCCGCTCGCCGACGCGGGGACGATCGTCGCGCTGCTCTTTCCCTCCGACGCGCTCTGGCGCGGAGCGCTCTACGCGCTGCAGCCCGCAGTCTTCACCGCGGCGGCCGGCACCGCGAGCGCGACGACGGCGAATCCGTTCGCGGTGACCGCCCCGCCGCCGATCGCGCTCGTCACGTGGGCCGCAGGCTGGATCGTCGTCGTGACCGCGGCCGCGCTGCTGCTGTTCCGCACCCGCGACCTGTGAGGGGACGTGCGATGAGCCTCGGGTATCCCGTCCGTCAAAATGACTCCGCGCGGACTGCGCGTCGTGAGAGGAAGCGATGCCGAAGGTAAACCTCGCCGATCCCGGTTTCGACACACTGGACATCCGAGTCCGCGACGCGGTTCTCTTGGATGTGCTGCGGCAGCAACTCGCTTTCTTGCATGACGAAGTGCCGTTCTGGTCGGCGCGACTCGATAAAGCCGGCGTTGACGTGCGCCGCATCGAATCGCCGCGCGGACCTCGCTCGCATCCCGATTTTCACGAAAGCCGAACTCCGCAATGTTCGCCCGCGTGATCTGTTGCCGGAGACCGCATCGACGGACATTCGAATCGGACGCTGGACGAGCGGCACGACCGGCTCGCCGACGGTGAACTTTTGGACGCGCAGCGATTGGGCTGCCGTCATCGTTTCGATGTCTCGCGTCCTTGCACGCCGAGCGCCGATGGAGAAGCCGTCCGTTTTCAACGGTTACAGCCAATCGCACGTCACAGGTCCATTTTATCACGATGTCTTCGAGCACATGGGCGGGACGGTCTTCGATCGCAGCCATCATACCGAGGAGGCCTTTCCGACATCGATGCAATCGGAGCTTTTTGACTTCGACACGCTGGTTCTGCCTGCACAGCGGTGCGCGGTAAAGGCATCGGTCTCGCTGACGTTCTCGAAATCGAACCGAACTTTCTCTCACGGCACGGCGTGCGTTGGTGGGCCGGCGGCAGCGGACTCTTCGACCCAACGACGATCGCGACGGCCCGCGAGCAGGGCGTTGAGACGATCAGCAATCTCTACGGTTCTTCAGAATTCGCTCCGTTCGCCGTCTCATGCGTCGAGCATTTCGGCGATTATCACGTAGCGCAGGGCCATGTCCTCGTCGAAGTCGTCGACTCGTCTGGCCGGCCGTTGCAAACGCGGCGACGGGCCGAGTCGTCGTAACCCATCTCTGCGGCGTCGATTCGAACCATGAAGCGTGCGCGCATACTGGGACGCAATTGTTGCGTCTGGCAACGGGCGACCGTGCGATGGTGCTTCGCGAACCCTTGCGAGTGCGGACTGACTACGCCGCGGCTGAGAAACGTCGCACGACTCGACGGCCAGTTCTCCGCTCCCTGACCCGTTCGACCGGTTACCCGCGCGACGCCCACTCCTGCAGTTGCGCGAGGATCGGGAGGAGCGACGCGCAGCGTTCGCTCGCGCGATATTCGACGCGCGGCGGGATCTCGGCGTACGCGGTGCGCGTGACCAGACCGTCGCGTTCGAGTTCGCGCAGTGCGCTGGTCAGCACTTTCTGCGAGACGCCGTCGAGGCGCCGCTGGAGTTCGCGGAAGCGGACGACGCCGTCGCGCGAGAGCGCGAGCAGGATGCGCAGTTTCCACTTGTCGGCGATCTGATCGATCGCGCGCTGCACCGGACAATCGTCCGGCGGCGGTGATGCGAAGAGCGTTGCGACGGCGTCCGGCAGCTCGAGAGGCGTCATCAGGTCTCCTTCGCGGATGACGACCGGTGCGCGGCTCCCGGGGTTGCGCGGACGCCGCCGCGTCGCGCGCACTACGCCTGCAGGACGGCCTGGACGTTCAATTCGATCCTGACCTCGTCGCTGACCATCACGCCGCCCGTCTCGAGCGCCTGGTTCCAGTTCAGGCCGAAGTCTTTGCGGTTGATCTTCGTCTCGGCGCTGAACGCGATGCGCGAGCCGCCCCACGGGTCTTTGCCGCGGCCGTCGAACTGCGCGTCGAGTTCGACGGACTTCGTGACGCCGCGGATGGTCAGATCGCCGACGATCGTGAACGACGATCCGCTGCCGGCGATGTTCGTGCTTTTGAACGTGATCGTCGGATGCTGGTCGACGTGCAGGAAGTCGGCCGATTTCAGGTGACCGTCGCGCTGTTCTTCGCGCGTGTCGATCGTCGTCGCGTCGATCTCGGCGGTGACGTCGGTCGGAACCTCGGAGCCGTCGGGGACGTGGATCGTGCCGGCGACTTTGCCGAAGCGTCCGCGGACTTTGCTGATGACCAAATGGCGGACGACGAATTCGGCGGTGGAGTGCGCTGCGTCGATGGCGTAGGTCTGCAGCGTTTCGGAGGTGGCGGACATGAGTTCTCCTATGCGGGGTTGAGCGAAGCGGCGAATCGAGCGGAAAACCACGCGGCGAGATCGCGCTGCTCGTCCGCGGGAAGGTCGTGACCGGTGCGGTAGGCGTGCTCCTCGAGGCGCGCACCGCTCTCGTCGCGGAGGTACGCGCGCGTGCGCGCGATCGCCGCGGCCGGGATGACGTCGTCGAAGACGCCGTAACCGAAGAAGAGTTCGAGCACGTCGAGACGGCCGGGTGCCGGCGGCGCCGGCGCGTCGAACGCGAGCGGCCCGTGCAGCAGTGCGGCGCCGGCGAACCGCGCGGGTTCGTGAAGCGCGAGCGCGCCGGCCATCACCGCTCCGGCCGAGAAGCCGGCGAGCCAGATCTCCTCGGCATCGCCGGCGCGTTCGCGCAGGAACGCGTCGACGTAGGCGAGCGACGCCGAAAGCGACGCGGGCTCGGGCTGCGCGACGCCGCGCGGACGGTACCACGTGTAACCGAATCCGTCGGCGTCGTGCGGTGCGCGCAGCGACGCGACGGTCGCTTCGCGCGGCAGCAGATCCGCGAGCGGAAAGAGATCGTCTTCGTCGGCACCGCGCCCGTGCAGCAGCACGATCAG is a genomic window containing:
- a CDS encoding ABC transporter permease subunit produces the protein MTIVLFAGLTLRELARRKLVAAVALLTAIIVAFTAWGLHKLATTVVDGAPLGTPAVHAATAGIVILLAFLFSFVLALGAALIGAPALAEGVANGEILALLARPIRRADVVLGRWLGTLAALALYVALAGGAELGVARAITGYVPPQPLVALAYLIALSAVVSSAAIALAARLPALAAGIVAALCFGLAWIGGIVEAIGLALANRPLADAGTIVALLFPSDALWRGALYALQPAVFTAAAGTASATTANPFAVTAPPPIALVTWAAGWIVVVTAAALLLFRTRDL
- a CDS encoding helix-turn-helix domain-containing protein, which translates into the protein MTPLELPDAVATLFASPPPDDCPVQRAIDQIADKWKLRILLALSRDGVVRFRELQRRLDGVSQKVLTSALRELERDGLVTRTAYAEIPPRVEYRASERCASLLPILAQLQEWASRG
- a CDS encoding YceI family protein, translating into MSATSETLQTYAIDAAHSTAEFVVRHLVISKVRGRFGKVAGTIHVPDGSEVPTDVTAEIDATTIDTREEQRDGHLKSADFLHVDQHPTITFKSTNIAGSGSSFTIVGDLTIRGVTKSVELDAQFDGRGKDPWGGSRIAFSAETKINRKDFGLNWNQALETGGVMVSDEVRIELNVQAVLQA
- a CDS encoding alpha/beta hydrolase; the encoded protein is MNVPEPVARWRCGSCENRRGALIVLLHGRGADEDDLFPLADLLPREATVASLRAPHDADGFGYTWYRPRGVAQPEPASLSASLAYVDAFLRERAGDAEEIWLAGFSAGAVMAGALALHEPARFAGAALLHGPLAFDAPAPPAPGRLDVLELFFGYGVFDDVIPAAAIARTRAYLRDESGARLEEHAYRTGHDLPADEQRDLAAWFSARFAASLNPA
- a CDS encoding ABC transporter ATP-binding protein, with the protein product MADAIVARALAKRYGRVDALHGLTLRVARGECLGFLGPNGAGKSTAVKMLLGIVRPTGGDGELLGRPLGDRRARRSVGYLPELFRYPGWQSAREVLALHARLMRLAGAPRAIDAVLDEVGLRERAGDRVETFSKGMQQRLGLAVALLGEPELVVLDEPTSALDPLGRSDVRALIERLRARGTTVFLNSHLLGEVERVCDRVCIVDRGRVIAQGTVDALTGEPRGVRVLLDDGWHDYDVANAEVPELVARLVQGGARIQAVEPRHTSLEERFLALVRPS